A window of Corallococcus macrosporus DSM 14697 contains these coding sequences:
- a CDS encoding Crp/Fnr family transcriptional regulator, which produces MRYPQLFEHITALTPLPASEWLKAEALTREQSLEKRALFLRPGDPADRFALVLQGVFRAVRVSPKGEESIKAFRAEGELIGAYAEMLQGLPSMTAIEALEPSQVLVFLARDLRALEAGHSCWAQLARRVAEQHYILKERREQEFLDLSAEERLERFWQGHAHLQGRVPQRDVAAYLGITEVALSRIVSRRRKRVE; this is translated from the coding sequence GTGAGATACCCCCAGCTCTTCGAGCACATCACCGCGCTGACCCCGCTCCCCGCCAGTGAATGGCTGAAGGCGGAGGCGCTGACGCGCGAGCAGTCGCTGGAGAAGCGGGCGCTCTTCCTGCGGCCCGGCGACCCGGCGGACCGCTTCGCGCTGGTGCTCCAGGGCGTCTTCCGTGCGGTGCGCGTGTCCCCGAAGGGGGAGGAGTCCATCAAGGCCTTCCGCGCCGAGGGCGAGCTGATTGGCGCCTACGCGGAGATGTTGCAGGGCCTGCCGTCCATGACGGCCATCGAGGCGTTGGAGCCCAGCCAGGTGCTGGTGTTCCTGGCGCGGGACCTGCGGGCGTTGGAGGCCGGACATTCCTGCTGGGCCCAGCTCGCCCGCCGGGTGGCGGAGCAGCACTACATCCTGAAGGAGCGCCGCGAGCAGGAGTTCCTGGACCTGTCCGCGGAGGAGCGCCTGGAGCGCTTCTGGCAGGGGCATGCCCACCTGCAGGGCCGTGTCCCTCAGCGGGACGTGGCGGCCTACCTGGGCATCACCGAGGTGGCGTTGAGCCGCATCGTGTCACGCCGCCGCAAGCGGGTGGAGTGA